The stretch of DNA AAGTGTGGTGCCCGAGAGGATCAGCCCCTCTCGGGCACCACATTCATGATCTTACGACTGCAGAGCGGCGATCGAGTCGCGCAGCGCCGCCGGCACGTCCGCCACCAGCTGGTGGACGCCGTCCTTGACGATGTGCCGCCCGCCCACGACCACGTGCCGCACGTCCGCCGCCGAGGCGGCGAAGACGGCCGTCTCGGCGCCGTACGAGGGCCGGGGCCCGGCCGTGCGGACGGAGTCGAGCGCGATCACGGTGAAGTCGGCGAAGGAGCCCGCCGCCACCCGCCCCGCCTCGGGCCAGCCGAGGGAGGCGTGGCCGTCCTCGGTGCCCGCGCACAGCAGGGCCGCGGCCGTCCAGTGACCCCGGGTGCGGGTGCGCAGCCGCTCGTCGAGTTCGAGCGCCCGGGCCTCCTCGAAGGGGTCGATCACGGCGTGGCTGTCGCTGCCGAGCGAGAGCGGGGAGCCCGCGCTCGCCAGCTGCCGGGCCGGGCCGATGCCGTCCGCCAGGTCCCGCTCGGTGGTCGGGCACATGCAGACGGTCGTCCGGGTGGACGAGAGCAGCTGGATGTCCTCGTCCGTGAGGTGGGTGGCGTGCACGGCCGAGGTGCGCGGCCCGAGCACCCCGTGGTCGGCCAGCAGCCGGGTGGGGGTGACGCCGTGCGCGGCCAGACAGGCCTCGTTCTCGGCGGTCTGCTCGGAGAGGTGGACGTGCAGCGGGGCCTCCCGCAGCGCCGAGAACTGCGCCACGGTGCCCAGCT from Kitasatospora sp. MMS16-BH015 encodes:
- a CDS encoding formimidoylglutamate deiminase; amino-acid sequence: MPVTTVTTVTPVTTYWAEHAWLPHEGGPVVERDVLIAVGSDGRIERVTPDSGPCPAGAVRLAGLLLPGQANAHSHAFHRALRGHVQIGSGTFWTWRDTMYRFAGALDPDSYLALATAVYAEMALAGITSVGEFHYLHHAPGGVAYQDPNAMGHALIEAAARAGIRITLLDTCYLSSGFGAAPNETQLRFSDGDAERWAARAAELKGAEHARIGAAVHSVRAVPAEQLGTVAQFSALREAPLHVHLSEQTAENEACLAAHGVTPTRLLADHGVLGPRTSAVHATHLTDEDIQLLSSTRTTVCMCPTTERDLADGIGPARQLASAGSPLSLGSDSHAVIDPFEEARALELDERLRTRTRGHWTAAALLCAGTEDGHASLGWPEAGRVAAGSFADFTVIALDSVRTAGPRPSYGAETAVFAASAADVRHVVVGGRHIVKDGVHQLVADVPAALRDSIAALQS